A section of the Candidatus Eisenbacteria bacterium genome encodes:
- a CDS encoding YciI family protein, which produces MDAIAKLGEEAGRNGVMVDMGGLMPTAHGARVRVSGGKVTVTDGPFAEAKEVIGGFAVFDVPSKDEAVTWTKRFMEAHMEHWPGWEGETEIRQLYDGAPVPAKR; this is translated from the coding sequence ATGGACGCGATCGCCAAGCTCGGCGAGGAGGCGGGGCGCAACGGCGTCATGGTGGATATGGGCGGCCTCATGCCGACCGCTCACGGGGCAAGGGTCCGGGTGTCCGGCGGAAAGGTCACCGTGACCGACGGCCCGTTCGCCGAGGCGAAGGAGGTGATCGGGGGCTTCGCGGTGTTCGACGTCCCCTCCAAGGACGAGGCCGTTACCTGGACCAAGCGTTTCATGGAGGCGCACATGGAGCACTGGCCGGGCTGGGAAGGCGAAACCGAGATCCGTCAGCTCTACGACGGCGCGCCGGTGCCGGCGAAGCGTTGA